A single region of the Micropterus dolomieu isolate WLL.071019.BEF.003 ecotype Adirondacks linkage group LG18, ASM2129224v1, whole genome shotgun sequence genome encodes:
- the LOC123986937 gene encoding SRSF protein kinase 3-like yields MSSSYAAAISALHSASSSNPAVKPSPHTSPDTAASPKPSSPCSKPAHCPPAVQTHPHSPELLGTYDEQQENPADYGIGGYYPVEIGEIFVDCYQVVKKLGWGHFSTVWLCWDMVKRRFVALKVVKSAQTFTETALDEIKLLKCVRDSDPKDLKRERIVHLIDDFRITGVNGEHVCMVLEVLGHQLLRWIVKSNYTGLPLPCVKSIIRQVLQGLDYLHTKCKIIHTDIKPENILLRVDEVYIQNLAANTKLWQLPVSSAFTSSSVNRRSRDKQSLSNLLGKLTGVFHTLGQWSSKVSKSPIKRLTRRDRSRRGQESASDHNRKDKLHVSFSDATSSTGSSTCHSKLTGPNLTLRRQTLLLEDALVSTPHSHRDSICSWPDLNTDAPVSGSRSVLLHQTADKEPPPPSPSSPRGVSDSDVLLDLLKPENADKIQIKIADLGNACWVHKHFTEDIQTCQYRSVEVLIGADYGTPADIWSTACMAFELATGDYLFDPQSGATFSREEDHIAHIIELLGPLPSQFALSGKNSKQYFNRKGQLRHISKLKPWSLLEILLDKYEWLREEAVQFSSFLLTMLELLPEERATAAQCLKHPWITS; encoded by the exons ATGTCATCCTCATATGCTGCTGCTATATCAGCCCTCCATTCAGCCAGCTCTTCAAATCCAGCTGTCAAACCCAGCCCTCACACCTCCCCAGACACAGCAGCGAGTCCTAAACCTTCCTCCCCGTGCAGCAAACCTGCCCACTGTCCTCCAGCTGTACAGACACATCCTCATTCCCCTGAGCTTCTGGGAACTTATGATGAGCAACAGGAGAATCCTGCTGACTATGGCATTG GTGGTTACTACCCTGTAGAGATTGGAGAGATTTTCGTTGACTGTTACCAAGTGGTTAAAAAGTTGGGATGGGGTCATTTCTCTACTGTTTGGCTCTGCTGGGATATGGT GAAGAGGCGTTTTGTGGCTCTGAAGGTGGTGAAGAGTGCTCAGACATTCACAGAGACGGCCCTGGATGAGATCAAACTTCTAAAATGT GTAAGGGACAGTGACCCCAAAGATCTAAAGCGTGAGAGGATCGTGCACCTCATTGACGACTTCAGGATCACAGGAGTGAACGGAGAGC ATGTGTGCATGGTTCTGGAGGTGCTGGGCCACCAGCTGCTGAGGTGGATCGTCAAATCTAACTACACTGGCCTCCCCCTGCCCTGCGTTAAGAGCATCATCAGACAG GTTCTGCAGGGTTTGGATTACTTGCACACTAAATGCAAGATTATCCACACAGACATCAAGCCAGAAAACATCCTCCTCAGAGTGGATGAGGTTTACATTCAAAACCTGGCAGCCAACACCAAGCTGTGGCAGCTTCCAGTGTCCTCTGCTTTCACCAGCTCCTCGG TGAACAGACGCTCCAGAGATAAACAG AGTTTGTCCAACCTGTTGGGGAAGCTGACTGGGGTTTTCCACACTCTGGGCCAGTGG TCCAGCAAAGTCTCCAAGAGCCCAATTAAGAGGCTGACGAGGAGAGACAGGAGTCGACGTGGACAGGAGAGTGCATCGGACCACAACCGAAAAGACAAACTTCATGTGTCGTTCTCTGATGCTACTTCTAGCACCGGTAGCTCTACCTGTCACTCTAAGCTCACAGGTCCTAACCTCACGTTAAGGAGGCAGACCCTGCTGTTGGAAGATGCACTGGTCTCGACTCCACACAGCCACAGAGACTCCATCTGCTCATGGCCAGACCTCAACacagatgctcctgtctctggCTCTAGATCAGTGTTATTACATCAGACTGCAGACAAAGAGCCGCCTCCACCTTCACCATCTTCTCCCCGTG gTGTTAGTGACTCAGATGTACTTTTGGACCTACTAAAGCCTGAGAATGCGGATAAAATCCAAATCAAGATTGCTGACCTGGGCAATGCCTGCTGGGTG CACAAACACTTCACTGAAGACATCCAGACGTGTCAGTACCGCTCTGTGGAGGTTCTGATCGGTGCTGACTACGGCACACCAGCCGACATCTGGAGCACGGCCTGCATG GCTTTTGAGCTGGCCACAGGGGACTATCTGTTCGACCCCCAATCTGGAGCCACATTCTCCCGCGAGGAAG ATCACATTGCCCACATCATTGAGCTGCTAGGACCCCTTCCTTCCCAGTTTGCACTCTCAGGGAAAAATTCCAAACAATACTTCAACCGTAAAG GACAATTGCGACACATCTCAAAGCTGAAGCCATGGAGTTTGTTGGAGATCCTGCTGGATAAGTACGAGTGGCTGCGGGAGGAAGCCGTCCAGTTCAGCTCGTTTCTACTGACCATGTTGGAGCTGCTGCCAGAGGAAAGAGCCACAGCTGCCCAGTGTCTGAAACACCCCTGGATCACCTCCTAG
- the ccdc120b gene encoding coiled-coil domain-containing protein 120 isoform X1, producing MEVKGHLITSMGLGAPDVQGCPDSKLQAERIAALQERKQALEALLNTRVGELKQVCLQEAELTGKLPRVFPLETGEKPPVVQRRLGLAPNAKAEDEAAQRKQMKDIFTGALYRNSESGRNVPNSKRTVHRGCHTEDTVMSESTSSMSDSTSHDNEESSPSVAADQRSLSQPRLTVGSPDHRISRKLSPVEIYYEMRTRRNSVTSSVSPTHSLPRSASNVEGRSVPATPLLARTAPISVHVRSDASGGNGLKQWSGSLDVPYMIPLAQEGSTSDRRGCPYSSRARRSNSSEALLDRSSLPDDPAPRNGMPPRGGPYKSSETLTDGKLRHIHLGSPERHADGSVEQAKMRLSMGSRGAGGGYNELLMDYIWGKQQRMQMQHHLYQSTGRIWQDMSSPRSSTAAAPPHVNGFSHSQVHLPSAAPPYSPMVLRGSQAELRRVKVTRTKSCGPFIPLQQHPQDAILLSAYESPLPASGTTTSSIPNLHPYQTELSGPSFSRRPPQFSLPTPEDSTRSLHKALALEGLRDWYLRNALGYPPAASKGHEAGISRLSHPHPLVHQAQSVQGEPANLHRSQMPQSASFHGHPLHGRSMEFSLYQDTPQPQMQEVTPKEPSADPGTLV from the exons ATGGAGGTCAAAGGACATCTGATCACATCCATGGGTTTGGGGGCTCCTG ATGTTCAAGGCTGCCCGGACAGCAAGCTGCAGGCTGAGAGGATTGCGGCTCTACAAGAGAGGAAGCAGGCCCTGGAGGCTCTCCTCAACACCAGAGTGGGAGAGCTCAAACAAGTCTGTTTGCAGGAAGCA GAGCTGACTGGGAAGTTGCCACGTGTTTTCCCTCTGGAGACGGGAGAGAAACCCCCAGTGGTGCAGCGCAGACTTGGCCTGGCGCCCAATGCCAAGGCAGAG GATGAGGCTGCCCAAAgaaagcagatgaaagacatCTTCACTGGTGCTCTGTACAGAAACTCAGAATCAGGCCGAAATGTCCCAAATAGCAAGAGGACAGTTCATCGGGGGTGTCACACAG AGGACACTGTCATGTCAGAGAGTACAAGCTCCATGTCAGATTCAACATCCCATGACAATG AAGAGTCTTCTCCCAGTGTGGCTGCTGACCAGCGCTCTCTGTCTCAGCCCCGGCTCACTGTGGGCAGCCCTGACCACAGGATCAGCAGGAAGTTGTCGCCAGTGGAGATTTACTACGAGATGAGGACACGCCGCAACTCTGTAACAAGCTCTGTTAG CCCAACTCACTCTTTACCAAGAAGTGCATCTAACGTCGAGGGTAGAAGTGTTCCCGCTACTCCTCTCTTGGCCCGAACTGCTCCAATCAGCGTTCACGTCAG GTCGGATGCGTCGGGTGGTAACGGGTTGAAGCAGTGGTCGGGCAGTCTGGATGTGCCCTATATGATTCCACTGGCCCAGGAGGGCTCTACTTCTGACCGCCGAGGCTGCCCTTACAGCTCCCGGGCCAGGCGCAGTAATAGCTCAGAGGCCCTGCTGGATCGGTCGAGCCTCCCTGATGATCCTGCTCCGAGAAACGGGATGCCTCCCAGAGGAGGGCCCTACAAGAGCTCAGAGACACTGACTGATGGCAAGCTGCGACACATTCACCTGGGCAGCCCCGAGAGACATGCTGATGGCTCTGTGGAACAAGCTAAAATGCGTCTGTCCATGGGCAGCAGAGGGGCTGGTGGAGGCTACAATGAGCTATTGATGGACTATATCTGGGGGAAACAGCAGAGGATGCAAATGCAGCACCACCTGTACCAGTCCACAGGCAGGATCTGGCAGGACATGTCCTCTCCTCGTTCCTCGACTGCGGCGGCACCCCCCCATGTGAATGGCTTTTCCCATTCCCAGGTGCACCTCCCTAGCGCTGCCCCACCTTACAGCCCCATGGTCCTCCGAGGGTCCCAAGCTGAGCTGCGCAGGGTCAAAGTCACCAGAACCAAATCTTGCGGACCCTTTATTCCTTTGCAGCAACATCCCCAGGATGCCATCCTGCTGTCAGCGTACGAGTCTCCCCTTCCTGCCTCTGGCACCACCACATCCTCCATACCCAACCTACATCCCTACCAGACCGAGCTGTCTGGCCCCTCCTTCAGCCGCAGACCCCCACAGTTCTCTCTCCCGACCCCAGAGGACTCAACGCGAAGCTTGCATAAAGCCCTGGCTCTAGAGGGACTGAGGGACTGGTACCTGAGGAACGCCCTCGGCTATCCTCCTGCTGCCTCAAAGGGCCACGAGGCAGGGATATCTCGCCTCTCGCACCCCCACCCTCTAGTGCACCAGGCCCAGTCTGTTCAAGGTGAACCAGCCAACCTCCACAGGTCTCAGATGCCCCAGTCAGCCAGCTTTCACGGTCACCCGCTGCATGGAAG GTCGATGGAGTTCTCTCTCTATCAGGACACTCCTCAGCCACAGATGCAAGAGGTGACCCCAAAGGAACCCAGTGCAGACCCAGGCACCTTAGTCTGA
- the ccdc120b gene encoding coiled-coil domain-containing protein 120 isoform X2: MEVKGHLITSMGLGAPDVQGCPDSKLQAERIAALQERKQALEALLNTRVGELKQVCLQEAELTGKLPRVFPLETGEKPPVVQRRLGLAPNAKAEDEAAQRKQMKDIFTGALYRNSESGRNVPNSKRTVHRGCHTEDTVMSESTSSMSDSTSHDNESSPSVAADQRSLSQPRLTVGSPDHRISRKLSPVEIYYEMRTRRNSVTSSVSPTHSLPRSASNVEGRSVPATPLLARTAPISVHVRSDASGGNGLKQWSGSLDVPYMIPLAQEGSTSDRRGCPYSSRARRSNSSEALLDRSSLPDDPAPRNGMPPRGGPYKSSETLTDGKLRHIHLGSPERHADGSVEQAKMRLSMGSRGAGGGYNELLMDYIWGKQQRMQMQHHLYQSTGRIWQDMSSPRSSTAAAPPHVNGFSHSQVHLPSAAPPYSPMVLRGSQAELRRVKVTRTKSCGPFIPLQQHPQDAILLSAYESPLPASGTTTSSIPNLHPYQTELSGPSFSRRPPQFSLPTPEDSTRSLHKALALEGLRDWYLRNALGYPPAASKGHEAGISRLSHPHPLVHQAQSVQGEPANLHRSQMPQSASFHGHPLHGRSMEFSLYQDTPQPQMQEVTPKEPSADPGTLV; the protein is encoded by the exons ATGGAGGTCAAAGGACATCTGATCACATCCATGGGTTTGGGGGCTCCTG ATGTTCAAGGCTGCCCGGACAGCAAGCTGCAGGCTGAGAGGATTGCGGCTCTACAAGAGAGGAAGCAGGCCCTGGAGGCTCTCCTCAACACCAGAGTGGGAGAGCTCAAACAAGTCTGTTTGCAGGAAGCA GAGCTGACTGGGAAGTTGCCACGTGTTTTCCCTCTGGAGACGGGAGAGAAACCCCCAGTGGTGCAGCGCAGACTTGGCCTGGCGCCCAATGCCAAGGCAGAG GATGAGGCTGCCCAAAgaaagcagatgaaagacatCTTCACTGGTGCTCTGTACAGAAACTCAGAATCAGGCCGAAATGTCCCAAATAGCAAGAGGACAGTTCATCGGGGGTGTCACACAG AGGACACTGTCATGTCAGAGAGTACAAGCTCCATGTCAGATTCAACATCCCATGACAATG AGTCTTCTCCCAGTGTGGCTGCTGACCAGCGCTCTCTGTCTCAGCCCCGGCTCACTGTGGGCAGCCCTGACCACAGGATCAGCAGGAAGTTGTCGCCAGTGGAGATTTACTACGAGATGAGGACACGCCGCAACTCTGTAACAAGCTCTGTTAG CCCAACTCACTCTTTACCAAGAAGTGCATCTAACGTCGAGGGTAGAAGTGTTCCCGCTACTCCTCTCTTGGCCCGAACTGCTCCAATCAGCGTTCACGTCAG GTCGGATGCGTCGGGTGGTAACGGGTTGAAGCAGTGGTCGGGCAGTCTGGATGTGCCCTATATGATTCCACTGGCCCAGGAGGGCTCTACTTCTGACCGCCGAGGCTGCCCTTACAGCTCCCGGGCCAGGCGCAGTAATAGCTCAGAGGCCCTGCTGGATCGGTCGAGCCTCCCTGATGATCCTGCTCCGAGAAACGGGATGCCTCCCAGAGGAGGGCCCTACAAGAGCTCAGAGACACTGACTGATGGCAAGCTGCGACACATTCACCTGGGCAGCCCCGAGAGACATGCTGATGGCTCTGTGGAACAAGCTAAAATGCGTCTGTCCATGGGCAGCAGAGGGGCTGGTGGAGGCTACAATGAGCTATTGATGGACTATATCTGGGGGAAACAGCAGAGGATGCAAATGCAGCACCACCTGTACCAGTCCACAGGCAGGATCTGGCAGGACATGTCCTCTCCTCGTTCCTCGACTGCGGCGGCACCCCCCCATGTGAATGGCTTTTCCCATTCCCAGGTGCACCTCCCTAGCGCTGCCCCACCTTACAGCCCCATGGTCCTCCGAGGGTCCCAAGCTGAGCTGCGCAGGGTCAAAGTCACCAGAACCAAATCTTGCGGACCCTTTATTCCTTTGCAGCAACATCCCCAGGATGCCATCCTGCTGTCAGCGTACGAGTCTCCCCTTCCTGCCTCTGGCACCACCACATCCTCCATACCCAACCTACATCCCTACCAGACCGAGCTGTCTGGCCCCTCCTTCAGCCGCAGACCCCCACAGTTCTCTCTCCCGACCCCAGAGGACTCAACGCGAAGCTTGCATAAAGCCCTGGCTCTAGAGGGACTGAGGGACTGGTACCTGAGGAACGCCCTCGGCTATCCTCCTGCTGCCTCAAAGGGCCACGAGGCAGGGATATCTCGCCTCTCGCACCCCCACCCTCTAGTGCACCAGGCCCAGTCTGTTCAAGGTGAACCAGCCAACCTCCACAGGTCTCAGATGCCCCAGTCAGCCAGCTTTCACGGTCACCCGCTGCATGGAAG GTCGATGGAGTTCTCTCTCTATCAGGACACTCCTCAGCCACAGATGCAAGAGGTGACCCCAAAGGAACCCAGTGCAGACCCAGGCACCTTAGTCTGA